In Levilactobacillus brevis, the genomic window GTCACGGCTCAGGCCTTAAACCACATCGCCCGCGGAAACGCCAGCACGGCGGTCACTCTCGAAGGCCATTTTAAAACCATTGATCAAATTTTAAAATTCGGGACACCCGCCTTGCAGAAGCAACTCTTGCCGTCCGCCAACGACCGAATCTTCGCCTTCTCCATGACCGAAGCCTCTGGGGGATCGAATCCCATGGGCATCAGTTCCACGGCGACTCGTGAGGGGGATCACTGGGTCATCAACGGCGATAAGATCATGATTACCAACGGTGGCCTGGCTCAGGTCTACTGCGTCCTGGTCAAGACCGCGCCTAAGGAACTTTCCGTCTTCGTGGTCGACCAAGATATGCCTGGCTTCTCCTTTGGCAAGCGCGAAGACTTCATCGGTCTCCGCGGCACGCCCGTGGGGGAAATCGTCATGGACCACATCATGGTTGACGACGACCACCTGCTGGGGAAACTAGGCGACGGCGGCCTCATCGGCGATTCCGCTCATGATGACGCCCGGATCTTGATGGGCGCCGTCCTTACTGGCATTATGGAACACGAATTGAAGATTGCGACCGACTACGCCAAGGAACGGAAGGCCGGCGACACCCCACTAACCGCCCTGCAAGTTACCCATCGCAAGGTTGCCGATATCGCGATGCGTAAGGAAACTACGCGTCTGTTGTATCAAAACGCCGCTAAATTGAAAGCGGCCGGTCAACCGTACAGCGAGGAAGCTGCTATGGCCAAGGCCCACGGCTCCCGTGCCGCCGTTAGCGCCGGTGACGACACCTTACAGATTTTGGCTGGCTACGGCTACAGCCGCGAATACCCGGTTGAGCACCTGATTCGGGATGCCCGGGCAATGGAAATCGCCGAAGGAACCGTTGAAAAGATGCGGTCCGCCATTGCCACCGCCGAATTTAACAAATAGGAGGTCTCCCCATGAAAATTGTCGTATGTATTAAACAAGTTCCCGAAACCAACGATGTCACCATCGATCCAGTGACCCATAACCTGGATCGGCGCGGCCTCGCGGGGGTCATGAATCCCTTTGATAAAAACGCCATTGAACTGGCCCTGCATCTCAAAGACACGGCCGACGAAGAGGTTCAAGTCGCCCTGCTCACCATGGGACCCGACGACTACGCTGAATCCCTGCGCGAAGGCATGGCGATGGGCGCCGACGCCGGATATCTCCTATCCGACCGGGCCTTCGCTGGGGCCGATACGCTAGCCACCGGCTACGTCATTGCCCAAGCCCTGAAGAAAATCGGTGACGCCGATCTGATTTTATTTGGTCGGCAAGCCGTCGATGCCGATACCGGTCAAGTCGGTCCCATCGTCGCCGAATTTCTTCACCAACCCCAGATTACTTACGCGGCCAGCCTGCGTCTGAGCGGTAAAAACGAAGTCACCGCCGAACGCCTGCTGGAAGACACCAAGCAGACGCTGGTCGCCCAACTCCCCGCCGTCGTTAGCGTCCGCAGCGAATTGAACACGCCGCGCTACCCGACGCCCCGAAACATTCAGCTAAGTTTCGACAAGCCGCTGACCGTTTGGCACCACGACGACCTTGACTTGGATGATTCTCGTCTCGGCCAAGCCGGATCGCCAACCATCGTGACCAAGGTCTACGCGCCTAAGCCTGTCAAACGGGAACTGACGCCGCTGACTGGGACGCCAAGCGAAGCCGCTAGTCAACTCATCACAGCCTTAAAGGGCCGTCAATTAATCTAAGGAGGAATCTGCTATGTCAAAACCAGAACTGTGGGTCATCGCGGAACGCCGCTTAGACCACATTGAGCCCACGACGCAACAACTGATTACCAAGGCCAAGCACCTAGCCGGCAACGTCTTTCACACCGTGGTCATCTTGTTCGAAGCCAACAACGACCACTTGGAAGACGAATTGAAAGCGTACGGCCCCGATGAGATTCGGGTCGTCCGGGATGACCGTTTCCCAACGGCCACCGACGCCGAACACGCCGACGCCTTGGAACAGTTGGTGCACAAGTACCAGCCTAATTCCATTCTCTTTGGCGCTACCATCACCGGCCGGTCTATCGCCCCACGGCTTCAGGCCAAGCTGCAAACCGGCCTGACCGCCGATTGCCTGGACCTGCGCTTCGACGATGAGACCTTAGTCGCCACCAAACCGTCTTACGGGGACAACATCATGTGTGAAATCATCTGCCCCGACCACCGGCCACAAATGGCCACGGTACGGCCGAATACCTTCGTCGCCGAGACCACACCCGGCGACGCCACCGTCACCACAGAAACGATCACCTTCCACCCCGTGGCCCGACTTCAGGTCAAGGCCGCGACACCGGTGGTGAACACCGCCACCACGGTCGGCGATGCCACCCGGGTCGTCGCCTTGGGTCGTGGAGCCGCCAGTGCGGCCACCATCGACACGGCCACGAAGCTCGCCGAAAAGTTAGGCGGCCGTATCGGCGTTTCCCGCCCACTGACCACCGCTTGGTAGCCGTGAGCGAACCAAATCTGGGCTCAGCCGGGGCATTTACGACTGGTGAGTTACCAGTCGTAAATGGGCGCCTTGGAAACGTCAGTTTATGACGGTTCCAAGCAAAGGCCAAGGCCGCTCCCTCAGGCTTGGTCTGGCCCTTCCCCAGCGTTCCAGCCCAGAATTTGGCGAACGGCAAGGCGGCCAGCTAACACCAACGCAGCCAACGATACCTGACAAATTTATTTCAAAAAACGTGCAACAAATCCGCTAATTTTTACATTAGTAATAAGTGTAGGGCCCACCAACTAGAGCTTCAACAATTCAGCCAGCAGTTCCTTTGCCGACTCGTTGAGCTTGGCTTGTGACTTGTCGTTGCCCAAGTGGGTGTAAATCTCACCCACGTAAACGCCATCCGTGAATAACCGATCAAAGACCGCGTCGATGATGGGCTGGGTCGCAGCTTGTTCCTGAACCGGGCCGAACGGGTTAGCGAAGAAGGTCGTGCTCATCCCCACTTCATCCGTGGTGCCCAGCGCCTTACGTTTACCGGCGATGAACGTCTTCTTGGCGGTCTCCTGGTCCGTAAACCGGTGGACGCCCACAGCATCGTCGTAGTTGTTGGCGTAAACCCACATGTCGATGTGATGGTGCGCAACCACCCGTGGCCAGGTATTGGCCGGGATGATGACCCGCGCATTCTTCTGTTCGGGGTTCATGTAGATCCCCCGGTCCATATTGTTAAAGGCCACCTCACTGCTCAGGTCATCGAGGCGGACAAAGGCCCCCGTTTCGGTCCCCTGCGCGTAGAGTTCTTGGCCGTCCAACGTGAAACTCCCCATGTCGTCAAAGATCGTTTCCATGCTGACAATCTGATCATCGGCCACTTGTTGTAAGGCCTCGATGGATTCGGACTTGCCGGCACCGGAATCACCGAAGAAGACCACCGTCTTGGTCTGCCCGTCGGCAAAGGTAATCTTCATCATCGACCCGTGAATCGGCAGGCGTTTCTGCGCAATCATATGCAGGTTATGCAGGGTCAGGCACATCTTCTTCATGTAGCCAAAGTACGTGGTCTGGTCGTTGTACGGAATCTGGCCCACGTAGATGTCATTGGCCTGGTCGTAGAAGTAGTGACCATTCTCCGGATCGGTATCCGTGGCCACGCCTGGCGTCCCAAACAGCAGCACTAGATCCGGCTTGTGACCGGCGACCTGCTTCACGTCGGCGAGCTGGAACAGGTTGGCTAGGGCCAGCCCGGAAGCCAGGTAGTCGCGGTGGAAGTAAATGTAGGCCAAACTTTCGCCAATCATGGCCGGGTAGCAGAAGAAGTCGTCCGACGTTCCCTCAAAGTTGGTCAGTGGATTGACTTGCGTTGCCGTGAAGGTCCCCTTCCGCTTGTTACTCTTGGTATGTAACATCATTGGTGGCCGCAACATGATGCGGTCGATGAAGCGGATATCCTGTAATTTTTCGTAGCCAGCGGGCATTGGCCAATTCAATTTCTGTAGGAGTACGCAGGCACTCGACCCGGCGCTCACTTGCCGGTACACGTGATTGGCGTGGCCCTGAAGCTTCTCTTCAATCGTCCGGTACAACCGAATAACCAAGTCGTTGAAGCGCTGGTCGATGGTCATAAATTCACTGGCGACCACGTCATTACGTTTGATGGTCATCGTAGCAACCCGCAGATACGTCCGGTAATACGAATAGAGGTCTTCGATGCTGGCCAGAATTTCTGATTTTTGGTACGTGGCAAAAGCATCCGGCTGATCGGTCAGAATCGCCTTGATAGTGGCCAGGTAAACCTGAGGCGTGACCAGATTAAAGGTGGTCGACGCATCGGCGACTTCTGGCGTGTGATCGCGTTGTTCATCCAAGAATAACCGCACAAAATCGGCGAGTTCGTCACTGTTAACGAGGTCGAAGATGCTGGTAATAAAACGCGTATTGTAATCCAAGACCGCCACATTGCGGTCCGGATTGGCATAAAATGAAGCCAAATCAATTGCTGCTGGTGTCTGCATGGTGAAGCTCCTTTCATAATGTCTTAACGGTAATTTTAGCCTAAAAGTCGGTCAGAAGGAAGTGACTTTACACTTTAATTAATGGCAATCGCGATTTGTGTGACTTACCATAAAGGGGTAAAGCGCTATCAAAATTTTTATAATCGGCACGGCTCCCCCTCGATTCAACTCGGCCGTGCCCCATGAAAGGAAGTTTCTGACATGAAAATTGATGGTCATACCCAATTAATCGCGCTCATCGCCCATCCCGCGGGTCACTCGCAATCACCGGCGATGTATAATTTCGCCTTTGACCACGAAAATATGAACGACCGCTTCTTGGCGTTGGACGTGGAACCCGAGAACCTCGCCCAGGCCATTGCGGCCGTACGCGCCTTCAAGATGCCCGGCGTCAGCGTTTCGATGCCCTTTAAACAAAAGGTGATCCCGCTACTCGACCACCTCGATGACGCCGCCAAGATGATCGGCGCCGTCAACACCGTGGTCAACCACGACGGCGTTCTCACCGGCTACACCACCGACGGCATTGGTTTCGTCAACGCCTTAAAGGACGCAAACGTGCCGCTAGCCGGTCAGACTATGACGCTGGCTGGCGTCGGCGGGGCCGGCACACCGATTGCCATCCAATCCGCACTGAACGGACTCAAGACGCTGAACGTCTTCAACTTAAACGATGCCTCGGTGGCTAACGCCAAGCGCGTGGTGCAAGTGATCAACGAACAGACCGCTTGTCACGCTAGTTTCACACCGCTCGAAGATCGCGGCCTATTTCACCGGGCAATCGCCGACAGCGATATCTACACCGACGCCACCGGTCTGGGAATGGGCAAGTTGATTGACCAGACCCTAGTGGACGACCCCACCTGGTTCCATCGCGACATGACCGTCTTCGACACGGTGTACGCGCCTGCCGAAACCAAGCTCATGCGCGTGGCGAAGCAAGCCAGCGTCACCCACGTCCTTAATGGTCAAGGGATGTTGCTCAATCAAGGTGTAGCGGCCTTTAAATTGTGGACCGGTCACGACATGCCGGTGGTTGCTGTACGGCGCGAAATTTTTAAGGAGGACGACTAAATGACTGAAAATTGGTTAGGTTTAGACGGTAAAGTGTGCGTTGTCACCGGTGCGATCGGTGGCATGGGAACCAAGATTTGCGAAGCCTTGGCGGATCAGAACGCCAAGGTGGTCGCACTGGATATGAAAGCTGACGCTGTGACGGCATTTGCGACAAAGTTAGCCACGGAACACCACACGGAAACGTTGGCGGTGGCCTGCAACGTCACGGATGAGGCCAGTGTTCAGGCGGCGGTCGCACAGGTTAAAGAGAAGTTTGGCTGGGTTGATGTGGTCATCAATACGGCCGGTATTTTAAAGTTTGACCCGTTGGAGGACCTCGACTATGCCACTTGGAAACAGGTACTCGACGTCAACCTGAACGGCTACTATCTGGTGACCCACGAGTTTGGTAAATTGATGATTCAGCAACGCCACGGCACCTTCGTTCATATCTCCACGGTGGCCAGTGACATCCCCGAGACTTACAGTGGCGCTTATAGCACCAGTAAGGCCGGCGTTAATATGCTATCGAAACAAGTGGCGGCCGAATGGGGCATGTTTGGTATCCGTAGCAACGTGCTCGAACCTTGCCTGGTCAAGACGCCGATGTCCGCGGCTTTCTATGCCGATCCGGAAGTCGAAAACGGGCGCAAGAAGTTAACTGCCAGCAAGCGCATCGGGACGACTGACGACATTGCCAACGCCATTTTATTCTTGGCCAGCGACCGGTCTAGCTACATCAATGCCACCGGCCTCGCCATTGATGGCGGCTTCAGCGTCATGATGCAAAACCAGATTCCTAAGCCCGGTGGTCGCCGCGGCTTTGCGGAAACGCACTAACCTTGCCTTAGCAGTTTAACGGCGTCCGTCGAAATGACAACTAATATCAAAAAAGCTATCCCCATCAGTCGCAAATGACCGATTCGAGATAGCTTTTGTCGTCCTGCCCACCGCGTTCTAGACCAAATTTGACGAACGGTAAGGCGCTAGTACGCGACTAGCCTATTATCATGGATGGTATCCTTGTCATACTACGGATTCTAACTGCTTTATAACTTTCAACCTTTAGTTGCCACTGTCAAAATATCTGACTGGCTTTTTGTAACAAATCATTTAACAGCCTGGCGTGAACATGTCCAACGACTTCTCCATGTCGCGCCTGATAATCATAATTAGGAATTTGGAAGGTAATGACCGAACCATTAATACCACTATCGTAATCTACAATTGCTTGGTAAATTCTGGCGTCACTCTTTTTCTGAGAGGTAATCGGCATACACACCACCATCCCCATAGCTGCGTTATAACCGCTATTCGAAATAACAACCATGGGCCGACGGATATTTCCCGATTGTGGATCATGTCCACTCTCTTCGTGACCGACATGTGGCTCTGCATCAATAAAAATTAAATCACCCTGTTTAGGCATCATCAGTCTTGCTTCTCCTTACCTACGGGAACTTCAACACCGTAATTACCGACGTCTGCCATTTCCGCCCGAAAATCGATGTCGCGATAATCCCCGTTCAGCCACGGGTTATCGTCCTGCGCCTTATAAATCAGCGTGCCATCCGCTTCCATTACTAACAAATACTTCTGCCCCTCCGAAACACCGGAACCGACTGGAACTGTTAAGGATAACGAATTACCCGTTTTTCGCGCTGTAAATTCGCCGAGTACCCGTGCTTTTTTTGTATTCATTACGCTCACCTCATGTGCCTACTAGTATATACACTTTAACTTGTACTCACAAGTCATAACATCTGGCTATCCTGAATACTACGCCTCATCAGTTACTATGCAAAAAGCTATACCCATCAGCCACCATCGACCAATTCGGTATAGCTTTTCTATTTGCTAACCCGGAGCCGTCACCGGATAAACCAGGTTAAACATCAAGATTCGTGTCACGTGAAAATCAACCACTTAAAAACCCGCACTTGAATCTAAGTAAGACCGATTAGTCTCACAGATGCGTTCAAGATGATAGCGTCCCAAAACCTATCGCCAATGCTCACTCACCTTTTTCTGGACATATCGCCCCATCACTTTCAGCGGCCTACGCCTCATCAGCGGACGCAATTGTCTTCAACTGATACGTGTTCCACAGTTTCAACGGATCACGTGGCGTCACCGCGAGGATAACCACCACGTTTGCCTCCCGTTCGCCCTGCAGCGTTGCTAAATACAATCGTTCACGATCGGTACTGCCCAACGCATAGGCCACGTGCACGGCCTGTGCTTGACGGACCGACGCGGCCACGGTTGGCGTCGTGCCGAGTGCCGCAATCGCCGCATTATCTTGCGTCACCGCTTTATCCATGGCCGCCTGCGCCAGTCGGAACGGCCGATTGGTCTGCATGTAGGTGTTGAACCCACCCAAGGCCACCAACAACACCGTCCCCCCTAACAGGCTAAGTGTCGTATTTCTGGGTAGTAATAGGCGCCAAACCGTCGTGAACTGGTGGTGATGGCCGAGTAACGCGCTCATCCCCGTCACGACCAACAGGACAATTCCCCAGCACGCCAACAGACTGAGACTCGTTCGCAAGAAGTCCAAGCGGTAGAGTCCCCAGCCGGTAGACTGGTCATTGCCACCAATCGGTCGGCCCAAGATCACCACCAGGCTTCCGAGGGCTACCAAGAAGACTAGGATGGGCACTGCCCCCAAACTATGAACGTGCATATCTGCTCCCCCCATTCGTTACCCCCATTGTAAACCGAAACGGTATTTAAACCATTTAATCGCCTCGATATTAGAATTTCTTTAAGGAAACCCGCTTGGCAGATTTTTCGTTAAAAAAAGAGCCTGAGATTTCTCCCAGGCCCCAAATTGTTTAATTTAAGCCGCGACCTTGGTCTTGCGACCATCCCGCAACATCGCGGCGAAGATCCACCCGACCACGGCAACCACCAGGAAGGTCACGAAGACGGCGTGATACCCCGCCAGTGTCGCGGCGGCATGACTGGCCACTTTGACGTGACTAGCCGTGACCATCGCCAAGATTAACGTGGCCACCGCTACCCCGGTCGAGCCAAGGATTTGCCGGACGGTCGTGATGACCGCCGTTCCGTGAGAAATCAACTGGTCAGGCAAGGAGTTCGCCCCCAGCGTGACGGCTGGCATCATGACGAAGGCATTGCCGCCCTCAATCAGCGCGGCAATCAGAATCATCGCCACCAGAGACTGCCGGTTGGAAACAACCGCCAGCCACAACCAGCCCAACACGATCATCGACATCCCCGTGAGCATGGTCCCCTTAAACCCGATGTGATCGGCCAATTTACCGGTCAATGGATTCAAAAGGCTCAGCACCACGGCACCGGGAACCAGTGCCATCCCGGAAGCGAACGGCGAGATGCCCAGCACTTCTTGGTAGTACAGTGGAAAAATAATCGTGACCACGATCAGCGCAATGTATGACGTCCCGGTCAGTAGCACCGCCAGATCGAAGTTAAAGGTCTTGAGCACCCGCAGATCTAGCAGCGGCGTGGACATTTGAAATTGACGCCAGACAAAGAAGGCCACGGCCAATAGGCTAACGACCAGTAGACCGGTCATCAGGCCCCAGTTAACGTTGGCTTTACCAATCTGGTTGACCACGTAGAGAATCCCGATAAACCCGACACTGCTGATGACGGACCAGTAATCCAAGTGGGATTCGTGTTGCGGCATGACATCCTTAATCGTCTTCAACGCAATCAGAAAAACGACGGTGATGATGACCATGAAGACCACGAACAGCCCCTGCCAAGTGGTGTAACGCAGGACAATTCCCGAGATGATCGGCCCCACGGCAAGCGCCGAACCCATGACGAGACCGGCCATTCCCATGACGCCACCCCGTTGCTTCTCCGGCGTGATTCGGAGCATGACCGTTTGATACGAGGGAAACATAATCCCCACAGCCATGGCTTCCATTACCCGTCCGAGCATCATCAACCCGAAGCTTGGCGCTAAATAAATAATAAAGGTTCCGATATCGAATAAGGCCAACACACTAACGAACAGCACCGGAAAGCGAATGTTATTGAGTAACCACGGACTAACCGGCATCATCACGACCATGACCAGCATGAACCCAGTCGTCAACCACTGCACGGTCGAGGCTGGCACCCCGAAGTACCGCATCAACGTCGGATACGCCGTCGACAGCGATGACTGACTGATGGACATGGTAAAGGTCCCCGCCAGTAACGTCCAAATAAAGGCCAAATGATTGTATGACCGCCCCTGTAAATCAATTGGTTGTGCCATGTAATTCCTCCCTCATGCCTACTTTAGAAGCATTATCAACTGACTTTTATCCTAGTCCTTTTCCTGTTTTCTGTAAACTCAAGCGTCCCGCAATGGTTGCCCGTACAATCAAGTTACTTATCCGCCAATCTTTGGTACAATGAAGCTAATCAGGACCGATACCAATCGGTCACGCGGACTACGCAAGGAATGAGGGTAAACTATGGATTTAGTAGCATATTTGCACGACGAAATTAACTTCTTGACGGAACAAATGAATCGCGCCAAGAAGGAAAAGGATAACGCCATGAATTTTCTCTGCGACGCCCGAATCACCGAGGCTAAACGGATCTTGGAGCAGATTGATAAGGGAAACATTGATCGGCTGAAGGCCGAATAAATCAACTGACGTCTCGTTGGCGCCGGTTATCTAAACGCACCTGGGCGGGATTGTCCCAAGTGCGTTTGTGCCGTTTAAATACGCTCAGAGAGGGACAGTAACTTGCAGTTAAAAACGCTCATCGACAGCCTGATTTTCATTGTCATTATTGGTCTAGTTACTTTTTTAATCATCAACTTTATCACGGACTTCCGCACCACCCTACTCGTGGTGCTCGCCCTCACGGCTGCCGGTTGGGTAAAAGCACATTTTTTCAAGGGCCACGTCGACCGGTGATTTTTGTATCGCAGGTTCGCCTAATCATGCAATTAGGTGTAGATTAGTAGTGTACGAATTTTTGAGGAGGCAACACATTGATAACCATTAAATCAGATCGTGAAATTAAAAAAATGGCCGAATCAGGTGCCGTTTTAGCAGGCGTTCACAAGGGTCTGCGTGACATCATCAAGCCAGGTATTTCAAGTTGGGAAATCGAACGGTTTGCCAACAAGTACATCGCCGAACATGGCGCCACCCCGTCCGAAAAGGGCTTCGAGGGCTACAAGTACGCCACCTGCGTCAGCGTGAACGATGAAGTCGCTCACGCCATCCCCCGTAAGGACCTCTTGCTTAAGGAAGGCGACATCGTGGCGGTCGACATGACCGTTAACTTGGACGGCTTCGAAAGTGATTCTTGCTGGACTTACGCGGTCGGCAAGATCAGTCCAGAGGCCCAACACCTGATGGACGTCACCAAGAAGTCCCTATACTTGGGCATCGACCAGGCCGTCGTGGGCAACCGCATCGGCGATATTGGCCACGCTATCCAAGCCTACACGGAAGGTCAGGAACACATGGGCGACGTTCGGGAATTAATCGGCCACGGTATTCAACCAACCATGCACGAACAACCCAATGTGCCGAACTACGGTGAAGCGGGCAAGGGCTTGCGTTTACGCGCCGGCATGACTATCACCATCGAACCCATGATTAACTTGGGGACTTGGGAGATTGCGTCCCGTGAAACGGCCGACAAGTCTTGGGAATACTACGTTACGGCCGACGGCTCACTGTCCGCTCAGTACGAACACACACTGGTCATTACCGATGACGGTCCCAAGATCTTAACGTCACAAGACGACCCCATCGACGAAAAATACCGACTCAACTTCTAGGAGGCTCCGCGTATGGCACTGACGAATCAGACACCGGAACACACCGTCCAACACCTCTTTGATCAGATTGCCCCGCAATATGATCAGATGAATAGCGTCATCAGCCTGGGAACCCACCGCATCTGGCGTCACCGCGTCATGACGGCGATGGCCGTCCGCCCCGGTGACTTTGCGCTAGACCTGTGCTGTGGCACCGGTGACTGGACGTTGGCGCTGGCTCGCGCGGTCGGTCCCGCTGGCCGCGTGGTGGGCTTGGACTTTAGCCCGGTGATGATTCGTGAAGCGCAACGTAAGGTCCGCGCCGCTAAGCTAACCGGTCGGATCACGCTGCGACAAGGAGACGCCATGCAGTTGCCCTATCCCGACAACAGCTTCAACGTGGTGACGATTGGCTTCGGTCTGCGAAACGTTCCCGATGCCAATCAGGTCCTGCGGGAGATGACCCGGGTCGTCAAGCCGGGTGGACAGGTGGTCTGCCTGGAAACTTCGCAACCGACTAACCCCATCATTCATGCGGGGTGGCAGGTCTACTTTGGCCACGTGGTCCCGCTGATGGGCAGTCTGGTGGCCCACCACTATCAG contains:
- a CDS encoding MFS transporter, whose amino-acid sequence is MAQPIDLQGRSYNHLAFIWTLLAGTFTMSISQSSLSTAYPTLMRYFGVPASTVQWLTTGFMLVMVVMMPVSPWLLNNIRFPVLFVSVLALFDIGTFIIYLAPSFGLMMLGRVMEAMAVGIMFPSYQTVMLRITPEKQRGGVMGMAGLVMGSALAVGPIISGIVLRYTTWQGLFVVFMVIITVVFLIALKTIKDVMPQHESHLDYWSVISSVGFIGILYVVNQIGKANVNWGLMTGLLVVSLLAVAFFVWRQFQMSTPLLDLRVLKTFNFDLAVLLTGTSYIALIVVTIIFPLYYQEVLGISPFASGMALVPGAVVLSLLNPLTGKLADHIGFKGTMLTGMSMIVLGWLWLAVVSNRQSLVAMILIAALIEGGNAFVMMPAVTLGANSLPDQLISHGTAVITTVRQILGSTGVAVATLILAMVTASHVKVASHAAATLAGYHAVFVTFLVVAVVGWIFAAMLRDGRKTKVAA
- a CDS encoding type II toxin-antitoxin system PemK/MazF family toxin — protein: MMPKQGDLIFIDAEPHVGHEESGHDPQSGNIRRPMVVISNSGYNAAMGMVVCMPITSQKKSDARIYQAIVDYDSGINGSVITFQIPNYDYQARHGEVVGHVHARLLNDLLQKASQIF
- a CDS encoding phosphoenolpyruvate carboxykinase (ATP), giving the protein MQTPAAIDLASFYANPDRNVAVLDYNTRFITSIFDLVNSDELADFVRLFLDEQRDHTPEVADASTTFNLVTPQVYLATIKAILTDQPDAFATYQKSEILASIEDLYSYYRTYLRVATMTIKRNDVVASEFMTIDQRFNDLVIRLYRTIEEKLQGHANHVYRQVSAGSSACVLLQKLNWPMPAGYEKLQDIRFIDRIMLRPPMMLHTKSNKRKGTFTATQVNPLTNFEGTSDDFFCYPAMIGESLAYIYFHRDYLASGLALANLFQLADVKQVAGHKPDLVLLFGTPGVATDTDPENGHYFYDQANDIYVGQIPYNDQTTYFGYMKKMCLTLHNLHMIAQKRLPIHGSMMKITFADGQTKTVVFFGDSGAGKSESIEALQQVADDQIVSMETIFDDMGSFTLDGQELYAQGTETGAFVRLDDLSSEVAFNNMDRGIYMNPEQKNARVIIPANTWPRVVAHHHIDMWVYANNYDDAVGVHRFTDQETAKKTFIAGKRKALGTTDEVGMSTTFFANPFGPVQEQAATQPIIDAVFDRLFTDGVYVGEIYTHLGNDKSQAKLNESAKELLAELLKL
- a CDS encoding electron transfer flavoprotein subunit beta/FixA family protein, with the protein product MKIVVCIKQVPETNDVTIDPVTHNLDRRGLAGVMNPFDKNAIELALHLKDTADEEVQVALLTMGPDDYAESLREGMAMGADAGYLLSDRAFAGADTLATGYVIAQALKKIGDADLILFGRQAVDADTGQVGPIVAEFLHQPQITYAASLRLSGKNEVTAERLLEDTKQTLVAQLPAVVSVRSELNTPRYPTPRNIQLSFDKPLTVWHHDDLDLDDSRLGQAGSPTIVTKVYAPKPVKRELTPLTGTPSEAASQLITALKGRQLI
- a CDS encoding quinate/shikimate dehydrogenase (YdiB; quinate/shikimate dehydrogenase from Escherichia coli uses both NAD and NAD(P) to convert quinate and shikimate to 3-dehydroquinate and 3-dehydroshikimate), whose product is MKIDGHTQLIALIAHPAGHSQSPAMYNFAFDHENMNDRFLALDVEPENLAQAIAAVRAFKMPGVSVSMPFKQKVIPLLDHLDDAAKMIGAVNTVVNHDGVLTGYTTDGIGFVNALKDANVPLAGQTMTLAGVGGAGTPIAIQSALNGLKTLNVFNLNDASVANAKRVVQVINEQTACHASFTPLEDRGLFHRAIADSDIYTDATGLGMGKLIDQTLVDDPTWFHRDMTVFDTVYAPAETKLMRVAKQASVTHVLNGQGMLLNQGVAAFKLWTGHDMPVVAVRREIFKEDD
- a CDS encoding SDR family oxidoreductase, translating into MTENWLGLDGKVCVVTGAIGGMGTKICEALADQNAKVVALDMKADAVTAFATKLATEHHTETLAVACNVTDEASVQAAVAQVKEKFGWVDVVINTAGILKFDPLEDLDYATWKQVLDVNLNGYYLVTHEFGKLMIQQRHGTFVHISTVASDIPETYSGAYSTSKAGVNMLSKQVAAEWGMFGIRSNVLEPCLVKTPMSAAFYADPEVENGRKKLTASKRIGTTDDIANAILFLASDRSSYINATGLAIDGGFSVMMQNQIPKPGGRRGFAETH
- a CDS encoding demethylmenaquinone methyltransferase, which codes for MALTNQTPEHTVQHLFDQIAPQYDQMNSVISLGTHRIWRHRVMTAMAVRPGDFALDLCCGTGDWTLALARAVGPAGRVVGLDFSPVMIREAQRKVRAAKLTGRITLRQGDAMQLPYPDNSFNVVTIGFGLRNVPDANQVLREMTRVVKPGGQVVCLETSQPTNPIIHAGWQVYFGHVVPLMGSLVAHHYQAYNYLQRSTHRFVSAEQLAKMFTAAGLTQVHDHLFNLGAAAVHFGVKPY
- a CDS encoding acyl-CoA dehydrogenase family protein, with the translated sequence MPSTTAAAEKLLLQMVDDYTEREIAPQDMPMDAAGDFPAGFMQKLTDTGFLGIMLPQEFGGAGFGPEVTAQALNHIARGNASTAVTLEGHFKTIDQILKFGTPALQKQLLPSANDRIFAFSMTEASGGSNPMGISSTATREGDHWVINGDKIMITNGGLAQVYCVLVKTAPKELSVFVVDQDMPGFSFGKREDFIGLRGTPVGEIVMDHIMVDDDHLLGKLGDGGLIGDSAHDDARILMGAVLTGIMEHELKIATDYAKERKAGDTPLTALQVTHRKVADIAMRKETTRLLYQNAAKLKAAGQPYSEEAAMAKAHGSRAAVSAGDDTLQILAGYGYSREYPVEHLIRDARAMEIAEGTVEKMRSAIATAEFNK
- the map gene encoding type I methionyl aminopeptidase; translation: MITIKSDREIKKMAESGAVLAGVHKGLRDIIKPGISSWEIERFANKYIAEHGATPSEKGFEGYKYATCVSVNDEVAHAIPRKDLLLKEGDIVAVDMTVNLDGFESDSCWTYAVGKISPEAQHLMDVTKKSLYLGIDQAVVGNRIGDIGHAIQAYTEGQEHMGDVRELIGHGIQPTMHEQPNVPNYGEAGKGLRLRAGMTITIEPMINLGTWEIASRETADKSWEYYVTADGSLSAQYEHTLVITDDGPKILTSQDDPIDEKYRLNF